The Lathyrus oleraceus cultivar Zhongwan6 chromosome 5, CAAS_Psat_ZW6_1.0, whole genome shotgun sequence genome includes the window GTGAGGCTTAAGAAAAATTATTGAAGGGAATCCTTCATCACAGAATTCTGGTTAGTCTACATCAATCCCCTTGAGAGTTAACACCAAGGACTTATCTGAATGTCGTTTTACATAAGGTGTTGCAATCATTAAAACCAATAAGGCCATCTAACTGTTGAGACAGTTGTACCTGTAAGCACTTAGATCCAAATTTTCCCTCTTTTTGATGATGTTAACACATTTCTAAGGGGTGGTAAAATAGAAAGAAATACATAAAAGATTGGAGTGGTTAAAGTCCCCCTGTAGATAATGAGAGTCTAATATACTCCCTTTGAGAGTATACGTCCCTCCCTATGGAATTATCAAAAAGGCAAGATAAAAGTCAATAGCACAAGCACATAAATCACAAAATAGCTCATATAGAAGTAATGAGTTACCCGAGCAAGAGGTGGAAATAAGCACACAATCATACAATGGGTAAACTTCTCCCCACGAATCATAGTGTTCATATTTGATATTTGTTTTTTTAGCATATGTCTTTTGTTAACCTTCCCTTTTTCTCAAAAACTCTAATCATACAATGGGTAAAATTTAAAGGACTTCTTTCCCTTTAATATTTGTTCAACCAAACTCAATTTTAAAAAATGAGAGGCAATTATGGAATATAATTCTTTCTTGATGAGATTCCTTTCCTAAAATAATTCTTCAAACGTGACATAATTTATTCTTAGGAAACTATTTATTTTTCCTTGATCTTTCTTCGTCTTTGTTGATGCAAAGCTTTAgatttatttttgaatttctCGTTCCTTAGGTTGATCCATTTAAGGAAGCCTCCCTCTGTCGATGAATTCATAACCCAAGAGAACGTAAGCTCCCTCGTCATAGACCTTTCAATTTTATTCTACATTATTTCAAAAATTCTTTGCACGAGGATTTGTTAGTATCACCAAAACGAAAAAAGTATGCATAACCAAAATGATATGCTTGATTTTCTTGATAAAAAAGAGTTGTATTGACCTtcactactacaaaatatacATTTCGTAACATCATCTTACTACGAACATTTAGCCAACCGTAGTAATAACTCAATTTTAGCCGGTTTTTTTTGTTATTTACTAAAAGACTTTTCACCACGGTCAAAGCTAATACCCGTAGTGGAAAGTACATGGAGTGACAGGCTTCAAATCCCAACACCAACAATTTTTCTTTCTTTGGTTGTAAAATGGACGTGTCACTTATAATCTTACATTTATATTAAAATTGAAATATCTTTCACCATGGTCTAAAATAGAAACCGTTTTGAAATGTACTTACATTTCATCACGGTCGTTTTGTCAACTGTGGTGATAAGTATAGCCTATATATAAGTGAAAGTTCTCTCGTTCATAACAAAACATTTGTCTCTCTCATAAAACAAATTCCTAACATCTCTCTCACGCTTATCCTAATCTCCATAAACAGTTGCATATCATTTCTTCACAAAACTCCAACATATATTCTTCAACTCTTATGGATCAAGGAAATATAATACACAAAATTGATTTTTTCACTCCCTCGTCACATTTCAGATATGTGAAACATTTCCACCTTTTATGTTATAAGTTGTGACATTTATGATGTTTTTGTTGGGATATCTTAATATTTTTGTTGATCTATATTGCATGTTTTTGTTGGGATATgttgtttttttataaaaaaaacttaTGTTGTTGTTAAGCTATGTTGTTattgataaaagttgtatgttgttggAATATGCTAATGTTTTTGTTGAGCTATATTGTATGTTTTTATTGGGATATGTAAATATTTTTGTTGAGCTATGCAATATGTTTTTGTTGGGATATGTTAATGTTTTTGTTAAGCTATATTGTATATTTTTGTTAGGATATGTTAATGTTTTTGTTGAgttatgttgtatgttgttgttaaggtatgttgttgttgataaaagttgtatgttgttgttgatacaAGTTGTATGTTATTATTAAGGTATATgatgttgttgataaaagttaTATGTTATcgatgattttgtttttgttgataaaagttgtatgtttttgttaaggtatgttgttgttgataagagttatatgttgttgttaataaaagttgtatgttgttgttaagttatgttgttgttgataaaagttgtgTGTTGTTGCTaaggtatgttgttgttgataaaagttgtacGTTTTTGTTAAAGTATGTTTTTGTTGATGAAAGAGGTATGTTGTAAATATTTTTGattattttttgttatttttaatgaTATATCTTATACATTGCAACTTTCAATACATTCGGTCAACATGTCTTAGaagatgagtttattatatcATATGTAGTTTAAGTGTTTTTCCAATGTCTTactgaatatatatatatatatatatatatatatatatatatatatatatatatatatatatatatatatatatatatatatatatatatatatatatatatatatatagcttATAATTGAattagaaaattataatatgaGATATTTAGTTATATTATAACACAACTTACACTTATCAATGTTTTACGAGCTTTTTACAATTGTTACTTGTATCTTGCTCTTTAATCATTAGAACTTGATTCAATACTTCTAATTCTTCGGCTATCACTTACTTCACCTCTAATTTTATCTAcaaagtaaataatattttgtAAAATTAACTAGAAGTGAAGGAAATGTTAGCAAATAATTAGAATCATTGAAACAAGTTATAATCGTTAAAGAGCAAAATATGCATAATAGGTTGCATGAAACTTATACAATATTGACTAGTGTAACTTGTTCTTCTAATATATATcttaatttgtcatattattGATTTTTAAATCATATTTAAAGGTTATATGTTTAATGAGCAGTTGGTAAAATAAGCATTCCATATAAGTCATCATGAACTCAAGTAAGCAAATCACGACGCTTAGAATCTAGGACCATGTTGAAATGTTATGTGCTAGGTCTTTCACCACGGTTAGAATCTAGGACCGTGGTAAAATGTTTTGAAATATGCAAAAATATAAGCGTGGGGAATCGAACCCCTGATCTCAACCTTTTACTACAATTACTTTAAACAACTGTAGTGATAGGTTACAAACTTTTGTGTGTTTACCATGACTAGTAGCTCGTGGTGGTAAAGAGGGCACATACTGTTGTGTAATGTTTATTCCATAGTAGTGCTTCCTtatttggaaaaaaaattcaaaaagaaATTTGCTCAAACATTCATACAAAGCTCGATGGACTAGTTTTAAACCGTATAGAAAAAGAAGAGTTTATAAAATCGGGagtttaataaaaatataattcCTCCAGGATGTAATTATTCATGAACACTATTTTAAAGCCCATTTGGAAGagttttgaaattcaaaatgcATGAGAAATCTAAAATCATCACTATGCCATCTAATTTAGCTACAGTTACACAAGCCTCATTAGAATCTATGCATATGTTGATTGTACCCTTTCACAATGAGTCTTGATtaatttctttaaaaaaaaaatcattttagTCAAGCTTATTGCGAAATACCCATTTGTTTCTAATCCCAACAATATATGAAGGATTGGGAACAAGTTCTCAAACATTGTTTCTCTCAAATTGATTTGACTCATCTTAGATTGCAAGAGACCAATGTTCATCGATGAGAGCTTCATCAACTTCCTTTGGTTCAATTTGGAAAACAAAATTCATCAAGTCACATACCTTTCTAAGGGAGTGTCGAGTTGTGACTCCCTTATAAATATCTCCAATAATATTCTATATAGGACCGTCTTTAGTAGTCCTCAATTCTTTAGGAAGATCCTAATGatatatgtttgatttctcaTTTTGATGATAGTTTATTTTACCTTGGTATTTTTCATGATCTTTCTTTACTTTGATCTTGACACTTATATTTATCTTCAGAATACATGCACAAACAACAAATTATACTTCTACTACAAAAGGGGTAGATTAACAAAGATAACTTGTATGAATTCTTCTATAGTCATAGTCTTCTTTTGAAAAAAATTAATAGAGAGAAAATCAATTTTATTTCAGAAATTTAAACACCTTGAAAAATAGAGGAATTACAACATATTGTATTATATTTATCATAATTTACTTGATACTAAGTAAATTGTGCTCTACAATTGCAATTCTTATAATAGTTTAATAGTAGGTTTAAGGCTCTTACCAATAGTTCTTGAATTGACAATTTTACATGTGTTGTTACTATAAGAAGAGACTTCTCCTCTGGTAAGAGTaaaataagagaaaagggtttaTATTTTTGGCCATATGATTTGAATGACCACTATCACATTTAATGTTCCAGCCGTCAAGCATATATGCATTACAATTTGATTTTTTGACATTTGGTACACAATTATTTTTTGGAGCCTTTAGTGTTAGTAGATTTTAGATTTAAGGCTCAATTCATCAATTTTAGATATGTTTGACCATTTTAAATCTTTCATTTTGCTAAAACAATAAGGCTATAGATGGACAAGTTTACAACATTAATTGCATTTATAGACAAAGTGATAGGTTTTCTTTTAGTATGACATATTTTACTAAAACTTTTAGAATTAATTTTAGGTTTATAACCTAAACCAGTTTTATCATATGATGTTGTTTGATTACCTAGAACAAGATTTAAGTTGTCTCTTTCTTTAGTGAATTATCAAGTGTGTTTTATAAATAATCATTTTTACTTTTCAAAACATCATATTGATCATATTTAGTAGATTCAACTAAGCCTTCGTGAGAACAAGAAGagttttgaattaaaatattttGTCTCTCATTAAGACTTTCTATTTTTTCCAATatgtttttattttcaaattcaatggAAGAAATATTGGTTTTAGAGGTTGAGATAATATGTTTTAATTTACttctttatttaatttcttgaaaatgtgaaataaataatgataaaataaagGTGAGTTTACCTCGTCTTCTTCATGATTTTCCATGAGAAAGATGTTATCTTCTTCACCATCTGAGTATTACATGTCATTGTTGTTCTAGGAAATGTAGGCTTCCTCTAATTCTAGTTTCTTCTCATATTATAAGGGTAGTTTGGTTTTATGTTCCCTTTCTTTTTGTATTGAAATCATATAGGAATGAAATAGGACCTTCATTCGTTCGTGTGTTGATTATCTTATTGCTATTGAAATTCTAAAGTTTGTTTTTCGTGCCTCAGAAATTTATTAAAATTTTGAAACATGAAATTCATGTCTTCATCACTTTTACTTTGGAGTCTTCATGTTTTTACTCCATGTTTTTTACATTTGTAATATTTCTCTTCTTCTTGTCAACTTCTTCATTAGATAACTGATGACAGTTTATCATTGCATGAATTTAGTCAAAGAATCGAATTAAAACAAGTGAAAGATGAGCTAAAATGAAGAAGAGAGACCAAATAATGAGtaaaaaatagctaagtgtgaagaTTATAGACTTAGTGAAAATATTGGTGAAAATGGGAGAAAAAGAGTGCAACTTAGGGAGAAAGCACATGCACCATCGTACAGCACCGCATGCGCGATATGACCATAAAAGATGCATCGCGCGTGATGCAAGTCATACGAGTACAATGGTCCCTTTTTCTGGGCTTTTTCTAACGCATCTGATCCATTCTGAGCTATTTTAAAGGGAATTTTTTCACTTTGATAATGGTTACAAATTTTGGAGAGAAAAGCATGATTTGGAGAGCATCAAAGGAGATTTTTAGGGCATTTGAAACTATTGGAGGCCATTACCTCAATGGAATTcatatgttattttcatctatcaattgtggtattgtaatctgaattatgagtagcaaagctcctctaggttaggttgtgttgtgatgaacttatttcaatattactggataatatgttgatttgactttgtatgaaccttttgatctacaatgtcattcaattgcttattgttcttaatgctttttatgtgagatactcttttaaattgattttgggAACATAGGGAATACCGACCCTTAACCTATAtgttggacctagggcaattGTTATACTTATGCTGGTTGAATATTAATAGGAGACACCGAGTAGTGGCATATGGAATTAACATTCTGTGCATCGCCTAACTCTACTTACACTGgcggactagggatagaaagctcaGAGTAGTGGTTAATAAGTTATTTTGTGAGAGATAAGTTATAACGACTTTGTTAATTTATTGTGGAGTTATAGTGATAAGATCATTCATAtaaggcatcaaacatcaacaatagagagATAGGGGATTCTAAACACAACCTGATCGCTTTTGTAATTTTGGTTAAACTCTTATTACTTTTCGCATTGCAACTCGCCCCCCTCCCCCATTTACTAGTTTTTATTCATTGCACATATTTTGTCTTGTTAAGAGGAAGTCCCTGTGGATtcaatatttttattattgtGACACTATCGGTACACTTGCCAGAAGTCATCAAGTTTTGGGCGTCGTTGCCAGGGACTGTTGATATTTCAACAAGGCGATCTTTTTTTTCTTAATAATCATAGTGCTACTAAGGTATTTTCTGTTTGTGTATATGAAACTCAGGATCGGCGTTAACACTTTGAAATAACCGCACATGCTATCAGGAGACTAGTCAGGGAAATAAATATTGGTCAAGGGATCTTAGCTGAAGATCAACCTATGATTTCTTCATACTCTGAAGAAGGAGTCACCATGGCAGCTATATAACCATAAACTATGGGGAATTACTGTAAATGAACCGATGAAGGACAAGTTTCGAGATGGTATGTACCGATATACCCTTGCTAACTTTGATATTCAGAATTTTGTGCTTTTAGGTTTACGTGACAATCCGTTCGATAGGAATGCAATTAAAGACATGTGAGAGCATCTTGCACGCTTCTATGAAACATATTAAATGTGCAAACCAACAGATGTCACTGAAGACCATGTTAAACTAAGGTTATTTGGGTTTTCATTAATTGGATGGGCTAAGGATTGGTTACTTTGCCTTCCAAATGGAACAATTCGGACTTGGAAGAAATTGGAGGACAAATTCCTAGAAATAGTCTTCAATATTACTCAGTTTACAGAGCACCGGGAAAAAATTGTAAAATTTGAACAACAGGAAACTGAGTCGCTTTATGACTCATGGGAAAGATTCAAACTTTTATTATGCAGATGCCCGAATCACAATATGAATAATATGGGGCAGATGCAAAATTTCATTTAAGGTCTCAAGAATCAAACACATATGTTGTTGGATGCTTCCGCAGGAGGCATTATCCGATCAATGACTGAGCCACATGTGAAAGACCTTATTGAGAAGATTTGTATGAACGAGTACCATTCAAAAAGCGAAAGGTCGGTCAAGATTGAAACTGTGGGTACTCCTAAAGGTATGTTAGCTATTGATACCCATAGTGCACTTTTAGCTCAGATTGAGTTTTTAAATAAAAAGTTAGCTAAGAGCAGCTTAGGTAAAGCTAATGTGAGCTAGGTACAAGGACTTAGGTGTGATTTTTGTGGAGGAGAACATGCCAACGAAAGGTGCTCATTGAAAGGCTCAAGTGAAGAAGTCCCATTTGCTATTTTTCAGAAGAACAACCCTCATTCGAACACCTACAATCCGGGTTGGAAATATCGCCCAAATTTTTGTTGGAGCAATAGTCAAAATGAAAATGTCAACCAAGGTATGTAAATGTCAACCAAGGTATGCAACAAGGCCAACAAGCTCCATTTCAAAGGAAATCCTCACAATTGGAAGAGACCTTGCAAAATTTCATTAAAGTCACTCAAAGTAGCTTTGATTAGGTAAATAAGAACCATGAAACAATGAGTAGGAACCATGACGCGTCTATAAAAAATTTGGAGATGCATATTGGTCAATTATCCAGACAGATAGCTGCTTTACCAAGCTCAAATGGAGGATTTACAAGTAATATTATAGACAATCCTAAGAATGAATCATGCAAGGATGTGGAAACAGGTTTTGGCGTGATTACTAAAAAGGGTGAAGCTGAAATAGTTAAAGAGGATGTGATTGAGAAAAAAGAAGGTGGAATTGAAAAAGAAGAGAGTGGAAATCAAGATGACAAAGGGGAAAGAGGATTCACCCTTGATCAACTTATAGATAAAAACCCTCCTTGGAGGAGAACAAAGAAGCAGATCCTGAATGATCCAAATCCCGAGTTTCCATATTATATCAAACCACCATATCCCATAATTAAAAAGAAACTGGACCAGGACGATGAGGCAGGGATGTTTGTAAAGTTCAAGGAAATGTTAGCTAAACTTCAGGTAAGTATTTTATTCTATGAAATTTTATAACTAATGCCTAGGTTTTCTAAATTTATGAAGGCATTACTAAAGGGGCCGAAAGAGAAAGTGGTCAAGGAACAGGTAAATAGGACCGAGAAGGTTGACATGGTAATGCCTCAAACATTTCCACCCAAGCTAAAAGACCTAGGTAAGTTTACTATTTCTTGTAATATTGGTTGAGTGAAGATCCCACATTCTCTATGTGATTTTGGATCTAGTATAAATGTTATTCCGCTAAATAAGGTCAAAGAATTGAAAGTGGGTGAGATCATATCGAGTAACTTGACTCTCACTTTAGATGATTCATCTATTACTCAACCACCTGGTATCTTACGAGACGTGTTAGTACATGTTGATGGATTATTGTTTTCTGCAGACTTTGTAGTGTTAGATACAAAAGAAAATTCAGAAGGGTCTATTATTCTCAGGAGGCCATTCTTGGCAACCGGGAAAGAAAAGATAGATGTAGCAACGAGTGAACTTATCTTGAAGTTCAACAAAGAAAAAGTGGTTTTCGAGGTGTATGACTAGACACCGTATGTGGAGGACTTGGATACTTGCTACCATCTGGAGGAAAAAGGTAGcaaggtggaaaaagaaaaaggtagAAGTGAATTGACCGGAGTGAGGGTATCCCTTGCGCCTAACATGTTTTAAGCATAAGTCATCAAGCTAATGATGAAGAAGAAATGTTGGATGGGAGGAAAACCATCGATTTTAACCAGTTTTTTTATTTTGCAGaatttactttatttttattCAAGACCTTCCATTAGTGGAATTAGCTACTTGAGCATAACCCTTCCATGAAGATCTATGCATTCTTTAATAAACAAGTTTTTAGATATTTTATTTCTTCCAAATTTCTAAGTTTAACACTTTAGCATTTCACAGATGAGCCAAAATAAACTTGATCATCACAATAGTAACTAGCAACTTGAAGGcgaaggatgagaaaagaatcaacAAACTTGTActtgatccgctgtcgcgcgcaGGTCAAAACGAGTGTTTTTCAAAAATGTAGTACGTCGATAATTTTAACTCGGATATtgttctcacaaggattcttgattattattattatccaaaggtaAATCGAATTAAGGGGGGGGGGTGTTTTGtttggtgttcgattaagaaaaagtgattattaaaagcaattctttaaataagctgttatgaaataagtgattatgaaataattcaatctaccgattcagttcctactatcatcgattaatataattttaataccctaatcggattgtctattcctatttggatacaaactcaatgacaaatgcggtgaagtttgtgagatgtatgatcctattgtccgaattaagcaaacgggataagttttcatggattaagcaaacatgattgatcagacacaaaaacgaattaagaaaacgtgacgtgcctatgttaggatcatacaatcaaccaaattgaattaatatatttcatgcaatcgaattaagcatacaagaacacaaaatatcattgaaaggaattaaactaaaattaacattataataatctgAAGTTATGGAATCTGAATTACGGCAGATCGAAtcagagggattagttctccatggaattcgtaCAAGCTTTCAAATTTTCGTGAATAGTCATCCCCCCTACTGTTTTTGGCTTCTTAGGTTATAGAAAAAATAGAATAAACCTAATTTGATCAAAACATAACCCAGAcccaaactaaataacccaacacaaaatataaatctagtgctgaaggcttcaacggatttttcaaccatgctacattccgaattagcttctgacttcttcatgaaagtcgtagctctttctcttagctttccaacgactAGTAGCATGCCTCGATCCAATACTAAtagctccagttatgaatttattcgtgcagacttctaatgctgaaaataaactgcgaaaaacaaataagtgtaaaaataagataaattataaaaacacattaaaagggaaaaataaccaaactaaaatatggaaatgcataagtataaatatagaagaatgtgcatcaaaatgcactgatcaaattcccccacgcttgaacttttgcactccgagcaaaatttaaaataaaacaaagaaaacacaaacacatcattagttactcatcctaggctacaagtcttcttcggttaagtttgcatcgataggtactaatcttgcacactaaggatatcgtaggaacactaatccataattgtgcagtcataaacctcctgaatacatAAATCAACTtgaatcatgttattatgttaaagcctaacttactcgtccttctttttgctctttttcattcaggcgcaatcacattaagcccgttatctccacacactcatagcaaggcgaccggttagtgactctgatcctttttgcACGGGATTCTAGTACTTATGTGGCAGaaccctttgcttactcagttgtagttgcgggggatcagaccgtaatccgccctaccaagttcaacACCAGAAACTgctgaaccaactgacaacgagtcttattttcaaatttttgttttgaaggttctacatccgttgggttaagtgaccgggtgagggtcaccaaacttagaaggtgcattcccttttctttctcttttttttctttttcggaacactcacttatattcatcggcttccctgtgtagagtgtgtgtgagatggtgctgactgctgaaataaattactcaagagctgtcagagaatgagaatttaaggctaaaacataataagaattcgaatcaatttccatatgcaggagacttatggtgttaagacgataccgatcttgtgaatttttcccaagtctccacaaactaatctcaaattagttagtctatagcctaaaactttcaagaagatgcatttttttatttttttatgacCGAAAACAAACAAAGCACTAACAAAACAAGGAAAACAAACGAAACAAGCGATTTCCCTCTCCCACACATAAAATAAGCATTGCCCTCAATGAAAAGACATTACTAATAAAGTAGAGAGAAGGAAAGAAAGACTCCCTGATCAAGTTGCAGGGTAGTTAGGTGCTTCCAAAGAAAGCTCCTTTATGCTGACATCTTCAGTCATTGAACTTTCATGGAATAGCTTCAAGTGCTGCCCATTGACTTTGAAAGTCTTGTTAGTACCTgcactttttatttctactgcaccataagggaaaacattagtaataacAAAAGGGCCAATCCATTTGAATCAAAGAT containing:
- the LOC127079170 gene encoding uncharacterized protein LOC127079170, giving the protein MSRNHDASIKNLEMHIGQLSRQIAALPSSNGGFTSNIIDNPKNESCKDVETGFGVITKKGEAEIVKEDVIEKKEGGIEKEESGNQDDKGERGFTLDQLIDKNPPWRRTKKQILNDPNPEFPYYIKPPYPIIKKKLDQDDEAGMFVKFKEMLAKLQALLKGPKEKVVKEQIPHSLCDFGSSINVIPLNKVKELKVGEIISSNLTLTLDDSSITQPPGILRDVLVHVDGLLFSADFVVLDTKENSEGSIILRRPFLATGKEKIDVATSELILKFNKEKVVFEVYD